A single window of Nicotiana tomentosiformis chromosome 1, ASM39032v3, whole genome shotgun sequence DNA harbors:
- the LOC138904220 gene encoding uncharacterized protein — protein MAKAYTQDEFDSLVEKVKKVDIRVKEYLELAGYDKWVRLYEPVNQGWTMTSNIVESINSALVSARELPIYDFLEEVRKMFGCWNCSNRKEASHMYTTLGKKIPGDPYIE, from the coding sequence ATGGCAAAAGCATACACTCAGGATGAATTTGACAGTCTAGTGGAAAAAGTGAAGAAGGTAGATATTCGGGTGAAAGAATACTTGGAATTAGCTGGATACGATAAGTGGGTTAGGTTGTATGAACCTGTTAACCAGGGATGGACTATGACGTCAAATATTGTCGAGTCAATTAATTCTGCACTTGTATCTGCAAGAGAATTGCCAATATACGACTTCCTAGAAGAAGTTAGGAAGATGTTTGGATGTTGGAATTGCAGCAATCGAAAAGAAGCTTCACACATGTACACAACGCTTGGAAAAAAAATACCAGGAGATCCTTACATTGAATAA
- the LOC104110624 gene encoding NADPH-dependent pterin aldehyde reductase, with amino-acid sequence MTLPPMPTTAGISSMRLAGGEIRTVLITGVSRGLGKALALEMAKRGHCVIGCARSQDKLNALQPELASVTNPPSENKHLLMNVDVSLNSSVEELARAVMEKKGVPDIIVNSAGTINRNNKLWEVPAEEFDSVIDTNIKGTANVLRHFIPLMLEKKQGVIINMSSSWGRSAAAQVAPYCTSKWAIEGLTRSVAKELPPGMAAVALNPGVIYTDMLQSCFGSSASLYQTPESWAPKAANMILNLTAADNGASLSV; translated from the exons ATGACACTACCGCCAATGCCGACGACGGCAGGAATTTCCAGTATGCGATTAGCCGGAGGAGAGATTCGTACGGTGTTAATCACAGGCGTGAGCCGAGGATTAGGCAAAGCCCTAGCCCTAGAAATGGCGAAGAGAGGCCACTGCGTCATCGGCTGCGCTCGTTCTCAGGACAAGCTCAATGCCCTCCAACCCGAGCTCGCTTCCGTTACCAATCCTCCTTCTGAGAACAAACACCTCCTCATGAATGTCGACGTG AGTTTAAATAGCAGTGTTGAGGAGTTAGCACGTGCTGTTATGGAGAAAAAGGGCGTTCCTGATATTATTG TGAACAGCGCAGGAACTATTAATAGGAACAACAAACTATGGGAAGTGCCAGCTGAAGAGTTTGATTCTGTCATTGATACCAACATAAAAGGAACTGCAAATGTTCTGCGTCACTTTATTCCCCTAATGCTTGAGAAGAAGCAAGGAGTGATAATAAATATGTCTTCTTCTTGGGGAAGATCTGCCGCTGCACAG GTGGCACCATATTGTACTTCAAAATGGGCAATAGAGGGTCTGACAAGGTCAGTTGCGAAGGAGTTGCCCCCTGGAATGGCAGCTGTTGCACTTAATCCTGGTGTCATTTACACGGACATGCTTCAGTCGTGCTTTGGCAGTTCAGCTTCCCTCTACCAGACACCTGAGTCATG GGCTCCAAAGGCAGCTAATATGATACTGAATCTAACTGCAGCTGATAATGGGGCATCTCTTTCGGTGTGA